The Streptomyces nitrosporeus genome includes a window with the following:
- the katG gene encoding catalase/peroxidase HPI, whose amino-acid sequence MHEERVPADMKSLPDNTDPAAGGCPVQQAAADPMKGDGIRQWWPNRLNLEILRRHERSADPYGEGFDYAEAFSALDLDAVKQDIARTLTTSQDWWPADFGHYGPFIIRMAWHFSGTYRATDGRGGNGAGLQRFAPVASWPDNVNLDKARRLLWPVKQKYGRALSWSDLMVLSGNVALESMGLDTVGFGGGREETWGPDEAVYWGPETNWLTDERHKDDGELLTPLAADTMGLIYVNPEGPRGNPDPMASATDIRETFARMAMNDEETVALCAGGHTFGKTHGAAGADSLGPEPEAAPIEQQGLGWKSTFGTGTGNDTTTSGLEVIWTDTPTRWDNRYFEILLGYEWELTTSPGGAHQWRPKNGAGEGTVPDPHDPSARRTPAMLTTDVAMRVDPDYARICRRFLDDPDAFADAFARAWFKLTHRDMGPVTRYLGPEVPAEHPIWQDPLPEPADAPLDDAAVAELKSMVLASGLPVRDLVWLAWASASSFRRSDKRGGANGARIRLEPQKSWSVNEPYRLNSLLEELERVRETFTSSRPAGHGVSTADLIVLAGTAAVEKAAADAGFQVRVAFTPGRVDATQEQTDVDGFAYLEPDADGFRNHLGKDDTLPAEYRLVDRADLLGLTPKEMTVLVGGLRVLGATYQKSAMGVLTDAPGTLTNDYFVNLLDQRLTWTPTAHDPEVFEGRDATGELRWTGSRTDLVFGSNAELRALAEIYASAGGGEQFAQDFAAAWTKVMDLDRFDLRRHRARST is encoded by the coding sequence ATGCACGAAGAACGCGTACCGGCCGATATGAAGTCCCTGCCGGACAACACGGACCCGGCAGCCGGGGGATGCCCCGTCCAGCAGGCCGCCGCCGATCCGATGAAGGGGGACGGCATCCGGCAGTGGTGGCCCAACCGCCTCAACCTGGAGATCCTGAGACGGCACGAACGCTCCGCCGACCCCTACGGTGAGGGGTTCGACTACGCCGAGGCGTTCAGCGCCCTCGACCTGGACGCGGTCAAGCAGGACATCGCGCGGACACTGACGACCTCCCAGGACTGGTGGCCCGCCGACTTCGGCCACTACGGCCCCTTCATCATCCGGATGGCGTGGCACTTCTCGGGTACGTACCGGGCCACCGACGGCCGCGGCGGCAACGGCGCCGGTCTGCAGCGCTTCGCCCCGGTCGCCAGCTGGCCGGACAACGTCAACCTGGACAAGGCGCGCCGGCTTCTGTGGCCGGTGAAGCAGAAGTACGGGCGCGCCCTCTCCTGGTCCGACCTGATGGTGCTCTCCGGCAACGTCGCCCTGGAATCGATGGGTCTGGACACCGTGGGCTTCGGCGGCGGCCGGGAGGAGACCTGGGGCCCCGACGAAGCCGTCTACTGGGGGCCGGAGACGAACTGGCTCACCGACGAGCGGCACAAGGACGACGGCGAACTGCTCACCCCGCTGGCCGCCGACACCATGGGCCTGATCTACGTCAACCCCGAAGGCCCCCGGGGGAATCCGGACCCGATGGCGTCCGCCACCGACATCCGCGAGACCTTCGCCCGCATGGCCATGAACGACGAGGAGACGGTCGCCCTCTGCGCCGGTGGCCACACCTTCGGCAAGACCCACGGCGCGGCGGGCGCCGACAGTCTCGGCCCCGAACCCGAGGCGGCTCCGATCGAGCAGCAGGGGCTGGGCTGGAAGAGCACCTTCGGCACCGGAACGGGCAACGACACGACCACCAGCGGCCTGGAGGTGATCTGGACCGACACCCCGACCCGCTGGGACAACCGCTACTTCGAGATCCTGCTCGGCTACGAGTGGGAGCTCACCACCAGTCCGGGCGGCGCCCACCAGTGGCGGCCCAAGAACGGCGCCGGAGAAGGCACGGTGCCGGACCCCCACGACCCGTCCGCACGCCGCACCCCGGCCATGCTCACCACCGACGTCGCCATGCGCGTGGACCCCGACTACGCCCGGATCTGCCGCCGGTTCCTCGACGACCCGGACGCGTTCGCCGACGCCTTCGCCCGTGCCTGGTTCAAACTCACCCACCGGGACATGGGCCCCGTCACCCGCTATCTGGGGCCCGAGGTCCCCGCCGAGCACCCGATCTGGCAGGATCCGCTGCCCGAACCCGCCGACGCACCGCTCGACGACGCCGCCGTCGCGGAGCTGAAGTCCATGGTCCTGGCCTCCGGTCTGCCGGTCCGCGACCTGGTGTGGCTCGCCTGGGCGTCCGCGTCCAGCTTCCGCCGCAGCGACAAGCGGGGCGGCGCCAACGGAGCCCGGATCCGTCTGGAGCCCCAGAAGAGCTGGAGCGTCAACGAGCCCTACCGGCTGAACTCCCTTCTGGAGGAGCTGGAACGTGTCCGCGAGACGTTCACCTCCTCCCGCCCCGCGGGCCACGGCGTCTCCACCGCCGATCTCATCGTCCTCGCCGGCACCGCGGCCGTCGAGAAGGCCGCGGCCGACGCCGGCTTCCAGGTCCGGGTCGCCTTCACCCCGGGCCGGGTCGACGCCACCCAGGAACAGACCGATGTGGACGGCTTCGCCTATCTGGAGCCCGACGCCGACGGCTTCCGCAACCACCTCGGCAAGGACGACACCCTCCCCGCCGAGTACCGCCTCGTCGACAGGGCCGACCTGCTCGGCCTCACACCCAAGGAGATGACCGTCCTGGTGGGCGGGTTGCGGGTGCTCGGAGCCACCTACCAGAAGTCGGCCATGGGCGTCCTCACCGACGCCCCCGGCACCCTGACCAACGACTACTTCGTCAATCTGCTCGACCAGCGGCTGACCTGGACCCCCACGGCCCACGACCCGGAAGTCTTCGAGGGCCGGGACGCCACCGGGGAGCTGCGCTGGACCGGCAGCCGCACCGACCTGGTCTTCGGCTCCAACGCCGAACTGCGTGCCCTGGCCGAGATCTACGCCTCCGCAGGCGGAGGAGAGCAGTTCGCCCAGGACTTCGCCGCCGCCTGGACCAAGGTGATGGACCTGGACCGCTTCGACCTCCGGCGCCACCGCGCACGGAGCACCTGA
- a CDS encoding DUF6510 family protein, which translates to MRSLSLENTVTSLSHLDGNSLAGPLSQILSVDPTTAWRRCPRCGLTGSLAQLHVYGPEPGLTGRCPGCEALALRLVEQPGHLWLQMGGGQGAFRFPRS; encoded by the coding sequence GTGCGCAGCCTCTCCCTGGAGAACACCGTGACCTCCCTCTCCCACCTCGACGGCAACTCCCTCGCCGGCCCCTTGTCGCAGATCCTCTCCGTGGATCCGACCACCGCCTGGCGGCGCTGCCCGCGCTGCGGGCTCACGGGATCGCTCGCCCAACTGCACGTCTACGGACCGGAACCCGGGCTCACGGGGCGTTGCCCCGGCTGCGAGGCGCTGGCCCTGCGCCTGGTCGAGCAGCCCGGGCACCTCTGGCTCCAGATGGGCGGAGGCCAGGGCGCCTTCCGCTTCCCCCGCTCCTGA
- a CDS encoding FAD-binding oxidoreductase, giving the protein MSAWHSARLVGRREQSRTGRTLLFDVPGWPGHLAGQHVDVRLSADDGYRAVRSYSLAAPARGTGIELGVQTVPGGEVSPYLAHELPVGAEVEVRGPLGGWFVWRPGQEDPVLLVAGGCGIVPLMGMVRSHRLEGSRAPMRLVYSVRDPGQVWYREELTTGTGAAAASRILYTRQAPPGSSRPPGHIGAGDLLPPEGAGRLPVLCFVCGPTGFVEHAAGLLSAAGHAPDRIRTERFG; this is encoded by the coding sequence ATGAGCGCGTGGCACAGCGCCCGCCTCGTCGGACGCCGGGAGCAGTCCCGGACAGGGCGCACCCTCCTGTTCGACGTCCCCGGGTGGCCCGGACACCTCGCCGGCCAGCACGTGGACGTACGGCTGAGCGCGGACGACGGCTACCGGGCCGTACGCAGCTACTCCCTCGCCGCACCCGCGCGGGGGACCGGGATCGAACTGGGTGTGCAGACCGTACCCGGCGGTGAGGTCTCCCCCTACCTCGCACACGAACTCCCGGTGGGCGCCGAGGTCGAGGTGAGGGGCCCGCTGGGCGGATGGTTCGTATGGCGGCCCGGGCAGGAGGATCCGGTCCTGCTGGTGGCGGGAGGCTGCGGCATCGTGCCCCTGATGGGCATGGTCCGGTCCCACCGCCTCGAAGGATCCCGGGCTCCGATGCGACTGGTCTACTCGGTCCGCGATCCCGGCCAGGTCTGGTACCGCGAGGAACTCACCACCGGCACCGGCGCGGCCGCCGCCTCCCGGATCCTCTACACCCGGCAGGCGCCACCGGGCTCCTCCCGGCCGCCCGGACACATCGGTGCCGGTGACCTGCTGCCGCCCGAGGGGGCCGGCCGCCTCCCGGTCCTGTGCTTCGTCTGCGGGCCCACCGGCTTCGTGGAACACGCCGCCGGTCTCCTGTCCGCCGCCGGCCACGCACCCGACCGCATCCGCACCGAACGCTTCGGCTGA
- a CDS encoding sulfite oxidase-like oxidoreductase, translating into MSNFSPGFHGRTHRFEGRLPPGQYPTESFPVLSAGPTPHVPTEDWSFTVTAEQGRARRWDWEEMMSLPQEEVTVDIHCVTRWSKFDTVWRGVSVDTFLDGVETTADFAVAHGEGGYTTNLPLEDLRGGKAWLVHTYDGFPLSPEHGGPVRLLVPHLYFWKSAKWVTGLSLTLQDEPGFWEAAGYHNYGDPWREQRAWSD; encoded by the coding sequence ATGAGCAATTTCTCTCCGGGCTTCCACGGCCGTACGCACCGTTTCGAGGGGCGGCTGCCGCCGGGGCAGTACCCCACCGAGTCGTTTCCCGTCCTCTCGGCCGGCCCGACGCCTCATGTCCCCACCGAGGACTGGTCCTTCACCGTCACGGCGGAGCAGGGGCGGGCCCGCCGCTGGGACTGGGAGGAGATGATGTCGCTCCCTCAGGAGGAGGTGACCGTCGACATCCACTGCGTCACACGGTGGTCGAAGTTCGACACCGTGTGGCGGGGCGTGTCCGTGGACACCTTCCTCGACGGCGTGGAGACCACGGCGGACTTCGCCGTCGCCCACGGCGAGGGCGGCTACACCACCAATCTGCCGCTCGAAGACCTCCGGGGCGGCAAGGCGTGGCTCGTCCACACCTATGACGGCTTCCCTCTGTCGCCCGAGCACGGCGGCCCCGTACGGCTCCTGGTCCCCCACCTGTACTTCTGGAAGTCCGCGAAATGGGTCACCGGCCTCAGCCTGACCCTCCAGGACGAACCGGGCTTCTGGGAGGCGGCCGGCTACCACAACTACGGTGACCCCTGGCGCGAGCAGCGGGCCTGGAGCGACTGA
- a CDS encoding alpha/beta fold hydrolase — MPVCTTRDGVEIFYKDWGQGRPVVFIHGWPLNGDAWQDQLKAVADAGFRGIAHDRRGHGRSTPVYDGYDFDTFADDLNDLITHLDLRDVTLVAHSMGGGELARYIGRHGTSRIRSAVLLSAVPPLMLQGPDNPEGVPQSVFDDIKNGILAERSQFWKDTAVGFFGANRNGNKVTQGNKDAFWYMAMAQTIEGGVDCVDAFAATDFHEDLKKFDVPTLVVHGDDDQVVPIDATGRKSAKIIPDATLKVYEGGSHGIALVPGDKEKFNTDLLDFLAV; from the coding sequence ATGCCTGTGTGTACGACGCGTGACGGTGTCGAGATCTTCTACAAGGACTGGGGCCAGGGGCGCCCCGTGGTCTTCATCCACGGCTGGCCGCTCAACGGCGACGCCTGGCAGGACCAGCTGAAGGCCGTGGCCGACGCCGGGTTCCGCGGCATCGCCCACGACCGCCGCGGCCACGGCCGCTCCACCCCGGTCTACGACGGATACGACTTCGACACCTTCGCCGACGACCTGAACGACCTCATCACCCACCTCGACCTAAGGGACGTCACCCTGGTCGCCCACTCCATGGGCGGCGGCGAACTGGCCCGCTACATCGGCCGCCACGGCACCAGCCGCATCCGCTCCGCCGTCCTGCTCTCCGCGGTCCCCCCGCTGATGCTCCAGGGCCCGGACAACCCCGAAGGCGTCCCCCAGTCCGTCTTCGACGACATCAAGAACGGCATCCTCGCCGAACGCTCCCAGTTCTGGAAGGACACCGCCGTCGGCTTCTTCGGCGCCAACCGGAACGGCAACAAGGTCACCCAGGGCAACAAGGACGCCTTCTGGTACATGGCCATGGCCCAGACCATCGAAGGCGGCGTCGACTGCGTCGACGCCTTCGCCGCCACCGACTTCCACGAAGACCTGAAGAAGTTCGACGTGCCGACCCTGGTGGTGCACGGCGACGACGACCAGGTCGTCCCCATCGACGCCACCGGCCGCAAATCCGCGAAAATCATCCCGGACGCCACCCTCAAGGTCTACGAAGGCGGCTCCCACGGCATCGCCCTCGTCCCCGGCGACAAAGAGAAGTTCAACACCGACCTCCTCGACTTCCTCGCCGTCTGA
- a CDS encoding GNAT family N-acetyltransferase, which yields MEPVSLTTRRLLLRPHDAGDEDAVLAACQDAGIQRWTNFPVPYERQHAASYLRELVPRGWHDETMYHFAVEDRESGALVASVNAHRYADTWGIGYWTVAEHRGRGYATEAVLALATWAFTERGVQRLEWRAEAGNRASWAVAEKAGFVREGTLRAARTRGNILRDIWIGALLPADLGLPFALPYRPVRSGLPE from the coding sequence ATGGAACCTGTCTCGCTGACGACGCGGCGCCTGCTCCTGCGCCCGCACGACGCAGGCGACGAGGACGCGGTCCTCGCCGCCTGCCAGGATGCCGGCATCCAGCGCTGGACGAACTTCCCCGTGCCGTACGAACGTCAGCACGCCGCCTCCTACCTGCGCGAACTCGTGCCACGCGGCTGGCACGACGAGACGATGTACCACTTCGCTGTGGAGGACCGGGAGAGCGGAGCGCTGGTGGCATCGGTCAATGCGCACCGCTACGCCGACACCTGGGGGATCGGGTACTGGACCGTGGCGGAGCACCGGGGCCGGGGCTATGCGACGGAGGCGGTGCTCGCCCTGGCCACGTGGGCCTTCACCGAACGAGGGGTCCAGCGCCTGGAGTGGAGAGCCGAGGCGGGGAACAGGGCCTCCTGGGCCGTGGCGGAGAAGGCCGGCTTCGTCAGGGAGGGCACCCTGCGCGCGGCGCGGACCAGGGGGAACATCCTGAGGGACATCTGGATCGGTGCCCTCCTGCCCGCCGACCTCGGTCTGCCCTTCGCCCTCCCCTACCGCCCCGTACGGAGCGGCCTTCCGGAGTGA
- a CDS encoding Acg family FMN-binding oxidoreductase produces MPHTAHALDTQAQTMVATAASSAPSVLNAQPWSFVTTPALVEVYAEPGSASIPTPSAARDVRLSCGAAVFNIRVALARLGRGARVSVLPDPENPLLVARVEVTGDAPDPDLDALYPWVADRRTNRFPFRDRALPAGVLALLHDAAAREGATLRLLDGEPEYQRILTLIRKATLVEEEPVREDRAARISDGAAPASIPVGNLGPVPRAAGPDVPPVRDLAEGLDLPGRGAAAFEPRPDLAVLETPGDDPAAWIAAGQALQRLLLEATGHGVAASFANQPLEDPDLREDVSSSAAHYGHPQMVLRLGYPRVRPPATPRRPLAEVHRRVEE; encoded by the coding sequence ATGCCGCACACCGCACATGCCCTCGACACGCAGGCACAGACCATGGTGGCCACCGCCGCGTCCTCGGCACCCTCCGTGCTCAACGCCCAGCCCTGGTCGTTCGTCACCACCCCCGCCCTCGTCGAGGTCTACGCCGAACCGGGCAGCGCCTCCATCCCGACCCCTTCGGCCGCCCGGGACGTCCGGCTCTCGTGCGGGGCGGCGGTGTTCAACATCCGCGTCGCCCTCGCCCGGCTGGGCCGCGGGGCCCGTGTGTCGGTGCTGCCCGACCCCGAGAACCCGCTGCTCGTCGCCCGGGTCGAGGTGACCGGCGACGCCCCGGACCCGGACCTGGACGCCCTGTACCCCTGGGTGGCCGACCGCCGCACCAACCGGTTCCCGTTCCGGGACCGGGCGCTGCCCGCCGGCGTACTGGCGCTGCTGCACGACGCGGCGGCCCGGGAGGGCGCCACGCTGCGGCTGCTGGACGGGGAGCCGGAGTACCAGCGGATACTCACGCTGATCCGCAAGGCGACCCTGGTCGAGGAGGAACCGGTACGCGAGGACCGTGCGGCCCGGATCTCGGACGGGGCGGCCCCGGCGTCCATCCCGGTCGGGAACCTCGGGCCGGTGCCCCGGGCCGCCGGCCCGGACGTTCCGCCCGTGCGGGACCTGGCCGAGGGCCTGGACCTGCCGGGGCGCGGGGCGGCCGCCTTCGAACCCCGTCCCGACCTCGCGGTCCTGGAGACCCCCGGTGACGACCCCGCCGCGTGGATCGCCGCCGGCCAGGCCCTCCAGCGTCTGCTGCTGGAGGCCACGGGGCACGGTGTGGCGGCCTCCTTCGCCAACCAGCCGCTGGAGGACCCGGATCTGCGCGAGGACGTCTCCAGCAGCGCCGCGCACTACGGCCACCCGCAGATGGTGCTGCGTCTGGGGTACCCGCGTGTGCGCCCGCCCGCCACTCCGCGCCGGCCGCTGGCGGAGGTGCACCGCCGCGTGGAGGAGTGA
- a CDS encoding class I SAM-dependent methyltransferase codes for MGQFANTAQAEAWNGYEGAQWARSQERWDAVNDGFNQPLLDAAAISGTDAVLDVGCGAGRTTRLAARRAARGRALGLDLSEPMLDRARESAVREGVENVAFVQGDAQVHALDEGAFDTVISRYGMTFFTDPVAAFANLHRALRPGGRLAFVCAAEAGANEWLAALTSLKETLPLGGFGKAGGPGMFSLTDPRRIRDLLAASRFEEVDVQRTEAAGKWGTDAADAAAFLLDSGPVRHHLDQVIPSAQDAARQALTAALQPHEADGGVWLRSSSWLVTAVRGGSAHG; via the coding sequence ATGGGGCAGTTCGCCAACACCGCGCAGGCCGAGGCGTGGAACGGATACGAGGGCGCACAGTGGGCCCGCAGCCAGGAGCGCTGGGACGCTGTCAACGACGGCTTCAACCAGCCCCTCCTGGACGCCGCGGCCATCTCCGGGACCGACGCCGTGCTGGACGTCGGCTGCGGAGCCGGCCGGACCACCCGCCTCGCCGCCCGGCGCGCCGCACGCGGCCGGGCGCTCGGCCTGGACCTGTCGGAGCCGATGCTGGACAGAGCCCGGGAGAGCGCCGTACGCGAAGGGGTCGAGAACGTGGCCTTCGTGCAGGGCGACGCCCAGGTCCACGCCCTGGACGAGGGGGCGTTCGATACGGTCATCAGCCGGTACGGCATGACCTTCTTCACCGACCCCGTCGCCGCGTTCGCCAACCTCCACCGCGCTCTGCGCCCCGGCGGCCGGCTGGCCTTCGTCTGCGCGGCCGAAGCCGGGGCCAACGAGTGGCTCGCCGCGCTGACCTCGCTCAAGGAGACCCTGCCGCTCGGCGGCTTCGGGAAGGCCGGAGGCCCCGGCATGTTCTCCCTCACCGATCCCCGCCGCATCCGCGACCTGCTCGCCGCGAGCAGGTTCGAGGAGGTGGACGTGCAGCGCACCGAAGCGGCGGGGAAGTGGGGCACCGACGCGGCGGACGCCGCCGCGTTCCTCCTGGACTCCGGCCCCGTACGTCACCACCTCGACCAGGTGATCCCGTCCGCGCAGGACGCCGCGCGCCAGGCGCTGACGGCCGCTCTGCAGCCCCACGAGGCGGACGGCGGGGTGTGGCTGCGGAGCAGTTCCTGGCTGGTCACCGCCGTCCGCGGCGGTTCAGCACACGGCTGA
- a CDS encoding TetR family transcriptional regulator encodes MSPRGVAIPDLRERLFAAAERVVARDGATALTSRAVTAEADCAKGVLHTHFSGLDEFVAELVLDRFARSARQAEALGAKVGQATVAENLQEVVGALLDSLPPAVVGLAMTRPAAASHTREGFRSGAPAFDAIQDAVSDYLQAEQHAGRLPAGSDAAAVALALVGTTHHLLMTRSPAQTAGTAATVKRLLAVLLGD; translated from the coding sequence GTGTCACCTCGTGGAGTAGCGATTCCGGACTTGCGCGAGCGGCTGTTCGCGGCTGCGGAACGGGTGGTGGCCCGCGACGGCGCCACGGCCCTGACCAGCCGCGCGGTCACCGCGGAGGCGGACTGCGCCAAGGGCGTCCTGCACACGCACTTCTCCGGCCTGGACGAGTTCGTCGCCGAGCTGGTCCTGGACCGCTTCGCACGCAGCGCCCGCCAGGCCGAGGCCCTCGGGGCCAAGGTGGGACAGGCCACGGTCGCGGAGAACCTCCAGGAGGTCGTCGGGGCCCTGCTGGACTCCCTGCCGCCGGCGGTGGTGGGCCTGGCGATGACCCGGCCCGCGGCCGCGTCGCACACCCGCGAGGGCTTCCGGTCGGGCGCGCCGGCGTTCGATGCGATCCAGGACGCCGTCAGCGACTACCTCCAGGCGGAACAGCACGCCGGTCGGCTCCCGGCGGGCAGCGACGCCGCCGCCGTCGCGCTCGCGCTCGTCGGTACGACCCATCACTTGCTGATGACCCGCAGCCCCGCGCAGACCGCCGGCACCGCGGCGACCGTGAAGCGCCTGCTGGCTGTCCTTCTCGGCGACTGA
- a CDS encoding DMT family transporter encodes MTSTPPPAPAPARDRRALAAACTTVVLWASAFVSIRSAGDAYSPGALALGRLLAGTLVLGAILLVRREGLPGRGAWPGIAGSGLLWFGLYMVVLNWGEREVDAGTAAMVVNTGPLLIALLSAGLLGEGLPRRLLAGMAVSFAGAAVVGVSLSGEEGASVLGVLLCLLAAVAYAGGVVAQKPALRHGSALQVTTFGCLTGTVACLPFAGTLVSEAAAAPVPATLNMVYLGVFPTALAFTTWAYALARTTAGRMGATTYAVPALVVLMSWVLLDEIPAPLAVGGGVLCLAGVALSRSRAGRAGRGGPEDRR; translated from the coding sequence ATGACTTCGACACCGCCCCCGGCGCCGGCCCCCGCCCGCGACCGGCGCGCCCTGGCCGCCGCCTGCACCACGGTGGTCCTGTGGGCCTCCGCCTTCGTCTCCATCCGCAGCGCGGGCGATGCCTACTCCCCCGGAGCGCTGGCGCTGGGCCGGCTGCTCGCCGGGACCCTGGTCCTCGGGGCGATCCTGCTCGTACGCCGTGAAGGACTGCCGGGCCGCGGCGCGTGGCCCGGCATCGCGGGTTCGGGACTGCTCTGGTTCGGGCTGTACATGGTGGTGCTCAACTGGGGCGAGCGGGAGGTCGACGCGGGCACCGCCGCGATGGTGGTGAACACCGGCCCGCTCCTGATCGCCCTGCTGAGCGCCGGGCTGCTCGGCGAGGGGCTGCCGCGCCGGCTGCTCGCCGGGATGGCCGTGTCCTTCGCGGGCGCGGCCGTGGTGGGGGTGTCGCTGTCCGGGGAGGAGGGCGCCTCGGTGCTCGGTGTCCTGCTCTGCCTGCTGGCGGCGGTGGCGTACGCGGGCGGGGTGGTCGCCCAGAAGCCCGCGCTGCGGCACGGTTCGGCGCTCCAGGTCACCACGTTCGGCTGCCTGACCGGCACGGTCGCCTGTCTGCCGTTCGCCGGGACCCTGGTCTCCGAGGCCGCCGCCGCCCCCGTCCCCGCGACGCTGAACATGGTCTATCTCGGTGTCTTCCCGACGGCCCTGGCCTTCACCACCTGGGCCTACGCGCTGGCCCGCACCACCGCGGGCCGGATGGGCGCGACGACGTACGCGGTACCGGCGCTGGTGGTGCTGATGTCCTGGGTCCTGCTCGACGAGATACCCGCGCCGCTCGCGGTCGGCGGCGGCGTGCTCTGCCTGGCGGGGGTGGCGCTCTCCCGGTCCCGGGCGGGGCGGGCGGGCCGGGGCGGACCTGAAGACCGCCGGTGA
- a CDS encoding ArsR/SmtB family transcription factor, whose translation MARTTPHIPSAPRLAALAALLADETRAAFCLALLDGRAWTAGELARGAGVAASTASEHLGKLVAGGLLAEERQGRHRYLRLAGPRAAQLVEELAAYAVPHGGPEAAPRSLREVSAGRALARGRTCYDHLAGRLGIRITDAMTERGLLRQDTGFALTGEGLEWFGALGVALDTASRRPLARACLDWTERRPHLAGGAGAALCRHTLDAGWCERIGTGRAVRPTALGLRSLRAHLGIDPASLDAPDGS comes from the coding sequence ATGGCCCGTACGACACCGCACATTCCCTCGGCGCCCCGGCTCGCCGCCCTGGCGGCGCTGCTGGCGGACGAGACCCGCGCCGCCTTCTGCCTCGCCCTGCTGGACGGCCGGGCCTGGACGGCGGGCGAGCTGGCCCGGGGGGCGGGGGTGGCCGCGTCGACGGCCAGCGAGCACCTGGGGAAGCTGGTGGCCGGGGGGCTGCTGGCCGAGGAGCGCCAGGGCCGCCACCGCTATCTGCGTCTCGCCGGGCCCCGGGCCGCCCAGCTCGTCGAGGAACTGGCCGCGTACGCCGTGCCCCACGGCGGTCCGGAGGCGGCGCCCCGCTCCCTGCGGGAGGTGAGCGCGGGCCGGGCGCTGGCCCGGGGGCGCACCTGCTACGACCATCTCGCGGGGCGGCTCGGCATCCGGATCACGGACGCGATGACCGAGCGGGGGCTGCTGCGGCAGGACACCGGTTTCGCGCTCACCGGGGAGGGCCTGGAGTGGTTCGGGGCGCTCGGGGTGGCGCTGGACACCGCCTCCCGCCGCCCCCTGGCGCGCGCCTGCCTTGACTGGACCGAGCGGCGGCCCCATCTGGCGGGCGGCGCGGGCGCGGCCCTGTGCCGCCACACCCTGGACGCGGGCTGGTGCGAGCGGATCGGGACGGGGCGGGCGGTCCGGCCCACCGCGCTCGGGCTGCGGTCCCTGCGGGCCCATCTGGGCATCGACCCCGCGTCGCTCGACGCCCCCGACGGCTCCTGA
- a CDS encoding TetR/AcrR family transcriptional regulator, whose translation MARPRKPLLSRDRIVEAAGALVDAEGLDAVSTRRLAAELGVSGPSLYNHFRNKDEILDAVADAVSAQVDLSMFEESDPRDWPAALHDWAVSYRAALAAHPHIVPVLAQGPGRRPAGLRVADAVFGAMVEAGWPPAQATYIGALMRYFVTGSALGSFARGFVDDETAYDPADYPHLGQAHLLAERRQQVDEGAFETGLRALLDGLSLQYEQMVTSATVRRGPNRR comes from the coding sequence ATGGCCCGACCGCGCAAGCCCCTCCTCAGCAGAGACCGCATCGTCGAGGCGGCGGGCGCGCTCGTGGACGCCGAAGGGCTCGACGCGGTCTCGACGCGCCGGCTGGCCGCCGAGCTGGGGGTCAGCGGGCCCTCGCTCTACAACCACTTCCGCAACAAGGACGAGATCCTCGACGCGGTCGCCGACGCCGTCTCGGCCCAGGTCGACCTGTCGATGTTCGAGGAGTCCGACCCGCGCGACTGGCCGGCCGCCCTGCACGACTGGGCCGTCTCCTACCGGGCCGCGCTCGCCGCGCACCCGCACATCGTCCCGGTGCTCGCCCAGGGCCCCGGCCGCCGCCCGGCCGGGCTGCGGGTCGCCGACGCGGTCTTCGGCGCGATGGTCGAGGCGGGCTGGCCGCCCGCCCAGGCGACGTACATCGGCGCGCTGATGCGCTACTTCGTCACCGGCTCCGCGCTCGGCTCCTTCGCCCGCGGTTTCGTCGACGACGAGACGGCGTACGACCCGGCGGACTACCCGCACCTGGGCCAGGCCCACCTGCTGGCCGAACGGCGCCAGCAGGTCGACGAAGGGGCCTTCGAGACGGGCCTGCGGGCCCTGCTGGACGGGCTGTCGCTCCAGTACGAGCAGATGGTCACCTCCGCCACCGTTCGGCGGGGACCGAACCGTCGCTGA